One Aquarana catesbeiana isolate 2022-GZ linkage group LG04, ASM4218655v1, whole genome shotgun sequence genomic region harbors:
- the LOC141138968 gene encoding LOW QUALITY PROTEIN: E3 ubiquitin-protein ligase TRIM11-like (The sequence of the model RefSeq protein was modified relative to this genomic sequence to represent the inferred CDS: inserted 1 base in 1 codon), whose protein sequence is MASSDLRAELDCSICLNIYTDPVMLKCGHNFCQVCIDRVFDTQEGSGDYSCPQCREEFQERPSLQRNVTLRNITQRFLSSPQGSEKSGIFCTYCIHTSVPAVKSCLHCEASLCDDHLNVHNKSPEHVICDPTTTPENRKCSIHKKILEYYCTEDSTCICVSCSLTGEHRGHQVETLQEAFIKKKEKLINNLQKMITKREKTEERVRXLQEHRGRVQGKADGETERFTAQFRDLRRRVEDLEKKVLGEVSRQAEQILSPVNDQIQQLELKMEDLSRKMRHLEELCAMTDPLTVLQESDTGDLCDTEDEDEGIFMSNYISDLEATNMFRTGLSDIITGIIGVTGGIYIQKAVDILLDEDTVNNDLSISFDKKTVSRSSGIQIRPHSSKRFQDYNQVLGSRSFSTGRHCWEVDVRRSNNWVIGMCYANIHRYGDNSLIGQNKRSWGLDRKGKKYRAVHDQEETELSYNITCNRIQIYLDYEAGQISFYVCDPLCHLHTFTATFTKPLHALLGVWHSDISLS, encoded by the exons atggcgtcctCAGACCTGAGAGCGGAGCTGGATTGTTCCATCTGCCTGAACATTTATACGGATCCTGTCATGTtgaaatgtggacacaacttctgccaggTCTGCATTGACCGTGTGTTTGATACCCAAGAGGGGTCTGGAGATTATTCCTGCCCTCAGTGCAGGGAAGAGTTCCAAGAACGGCCTTCACTGCAAAGAAATGTCACTCTGCGTAACATCACTCAACGTTTCCTGTCTTCTCCACAAGGTTCAGAGAAGTCCGGcatcttctgtacttactgtattcacaccTCTGTACCTGCTGTGAAATCCTGCCTGCATTGTGAAGCTTCTCTATGTGATGACCATCTGAATGTTCACAacaagtcaccagaacacgtcaTATGTGACCCCACCACCACTCCAGAGAAcaggaaatgctccatccataagaagatcctggaataTTACTGCACCGAGGACTCTActtgtatctgtgtgtcctgcagttTAACTGGAGAACATCGAGGACACCAGGTGGAAACTCTGCAAGAGGCCTTTATTAAGAAGAAAGAGAAGCTGATAAATAATCTTCAGAAAATGATTACTAAGagagagaagacagaagaaagagtcc gtctgcaggaacacaggggaAGAGTTCAAGGAAAAGCAGATGGTGAAACAGAGAGATTCACTGCCCagttcagagacctcaggagacgtgtggaagacctggagaagaaagTCCTGGGTGAGGTCTCCAGGCAGGCAGAGCAGATCTTAAGCCCAGTCAATGATCAGATCCAGCAGTTGGAATTAAAGATGGAGGAtctgtccaggaagatgcgtcacTTAGAGGAGCTGTGTGCCATGACGGATCCAttgactgtcctacaggaatcagacacaggtgacttgtgtgatactgaggatgaaGATGAGGGGATTTTTATGTCCAATTACATCAGTGATCTGGAGGCCACAAATATGTTCcgcacaggtttatctgatataataactggTATTATTGGGGTTACTGGAGGGATCTATATACAGAAAGCTGTAGACATATTATTGGATGAGGACACAGTTAATAATGATCTATCTATATCATTTGATAAGAAGACTGTATCCAGGTCGAGTGGAATCCAGATTCGCCCACATAGTAGTAAGAGATTTCAAGATTATAATCAAGTCTTAGGCAGTCGAAGTTTCTCCACAGGGAGACATTGTTGGGAAGTAGATGTCCGTAGGTCCAATAACTGGGTTATTGGGATGTGCTATGCAAATATACACAGGTATGGGGATAATTCTTTGATAGGACAGAATAAAAGGTCCTGGGGTTTGGACAGGAAGGGTAAAAAGTATAGAGCAGTGCATGACCAGGAAGAGACCGAGCTCTCTTACAATATTACCTGTAACCGAATCcagatatatctggattatgaggccggacaGATTTCCTTCTATGTGTGTGACCCCCTCTgccatctccacaccttcaccgccACCTTCACCAAACCCCTCCATGCTCTGTTAGGGGTGTGGCATTCAGATATATCATTATCTTGA